A region of Deltaproteobacteria bacterium DNA encodes the following proteins:
- a CDS encoding HlyC/CorC family transporter, whose product MIPLTLAVLVVLVSSAFCSGTEAALFSVSMVKARKALETNRYGARQLVQILENMNRPIATIVVLNNIANIVGSITVGALAANALGSEWLGIFSGVLTLFIIVFSEIIPKTLGELYSEQVALKVAPSILIMTRILTPVVWFLEQITAPITRGKTNLTTNEGEIRLLAQIGLDEGVIEDDEAKMLQQVFKLNDTTAQDLMTPRIAMTYLNGQDALKDAKDFIINSQHSRLIIVGDTPDHVLGFALKSQLLAALINGDGSEPIADHHTSVQHVSEGIAADDLLTTFQRNKQHIAVVEDAYGGVAGVVSLEDVLEVLTGEIVDETDQVVDMQQAARQKILVEPQTIDGLKA is encoded by the coding sequence ATGATCCCACTGACACTTGCAGTTCTTGTTGTCCTCGTGTCGTCCGCATTTTGCTCGGGCACCGAAGCAGCTCTCTTTTCCGTTTCAATGGTCAAAGCCCGCAAAGCCTTGGAGACCAATCGATATGGGGCGCGGCAGCTCGTTCAAATTCTAGAAAATATGAATCGGCCCATTGCAACCATCGTGGTCCTCAACAACATCGCCAACATCGTAGGCAGCATCACCGTGGGCGCTTTGGCTGCCAATGCCCTGGGCAGTGAATGGCTTGGCATTTTCTCAGGGGTGCTTACCCTCTTCATCATCGTGTTCTCTGAGATTATTCCGAAAACCCTAGGTGAACTGTATTCGGAGCAAGTGGCTCTTAAAGTTGCCCCCAGCATTCTCATCATGACTCGAATTCTTACGCCGGTGGTTTGGTTTCTGGAGCAAATTACCGCACCCATCACCCGGGGTAAAACCAACCTCACCACCAACGAAGGTGAAATACGGCTCCTTGCCCAAATTGGTCTCGATGAGGGAGTTATTGAAGATGACGAAGCGAAAATGCTGCAGCAGGTGTTTAAGCTTAACGACACCACCGCCCAAGATTTGATGACGCCGCGTATAGCCATGACTTACCTCAATGGCCAAGATGCACTCAAAGATGCCAAAGACTTTATCATCAACTCTCAGCATAGCCGTTTGATTATTGTGGGCGACACACCTGATCATGTGCTTGGCTTTGCGCTTAAATCGCAGCTTCTAGCGGCCCTCATTAATGGAGATGGAAGCGAACCCATTGCCGACCACCATACGTCGGTGCAACATGTATCTGAGGGAATTGCCGCCGATGACCTGCTCACAACATTTCAGCGAAACAAGCAGCACATTGCCGTGGTGGAAGATGCCTATGGCGGTGTAGCCGGTGTGGTAAGTCTTGAAGATGTGCTCGAGGTATTAACCGGCGAGATTGTCGATGAGACCGACCAAGTTGTAGACATGCAACAAGCTGCTAGGCAGAAAATTCTTGTGGAGCCTCAAACCATTGATGGGCTTAAAGCCTAA